From Andrena cerasifolii isolate SP2316 chromosome 12, iyAndCera1_principal, whole genome shotgun sequence, a single genomic window includes:
- the LOC143375433 gene encoding GPI ethanolamine phosphate transferase 2, catalytic subunit-like isoform X3, with translation MFYHEMEVGKNIAILFYVLLIGPLSITLFLYGFFPLINYDNTIATENDIPKFIENVRVKVDTLYKPMVKKLVVMVIDALRWDFITGSVGKVAMPVTSSLIANSSACLFQSKVQPPTVTMPRIKAITTGTVPSFIDVALNFGGKPVSSDNVLLQAQRYGYKSVFYGDETWLTLFPSLFHRHDGTTSFFVTDYTEVDNNVTRHLQKELHGNNDWTIMILHYLGLDHIGHVYGPFNPLIKTKLREMDNVISKIHSRIQEWNQNNDSSLFIICGDHGMSDSGGHGGSSMPETTVPFIAIGEECLQNHNHITEIQQIDIASTLSIILGMPIPFSNLGTAFLDNLYKLPIPKKLFVLYYNAKQVFNHFQKLTDYKSEYAYQKYLEAIKLHNAWLNTKDHPNDITDDIVLSYKLALKGMKEVLINSMIKYDFHIITVAILFLCHVLCLLIGKASYTSVTLKSTIFFVILNILVWAVINYLGEFEGVSLLRSKNFVAISIILFIATVLIINSYLLASIKHFRVFTHEKAENWERNWLFPLGAFLHAISLSGSSFVEEEHQTWYFYWVTFLTLLLYNSAMKFCLHLRSNYKQYLYAQICIKLLLLLIAHRILRNLNNTGDKYAHLPDIADFLIEQESMLGMTILLITALALLIWLDFIHEDKKYKQQSLMFNTIIGACIYLRHMHGNSVAKVPLYPETSGMYEAQIFWVLVAINFANYIYRVALTIKYNGAMFLRITLSSIVRIWIMITAMLHRPHNVILVPLQIIFSGVIHGIINDSIAHQVNTFVYTWMGNVFYFYQGNSNSLATIDVAVGYVGMSSYMPLVNGSLLIINVLSAPVLAYLLLIYHAILKYPYDTREIVTRISKTYITWRLFPVAIYTIIISIQRHHLFVWSVFSPKLLYEAITFAILCLVIFVVMILIIIQKIINKRNR, from the exons ATGTTCTATCATG AAATGGAAGTGGGTAAAAATATTGCCATATTGTTTTATGTACTTTTGATTGGACCTTTGTCCATCACATTGTTTTTATACGGGTTCTTCCCTTTGATAAATTATGATAACACTATAGCAACAGAAAACGACATTCCAAAATTCATAGAAAATGTGAG AGTCAAAGTAGATACACTGTATAAACCAATGGTCAAGAAATTGGTCGTTATGGTTATCGATGCTCTGAGGTGGGATTTTATAACAGGATCAGTTGGGAAAGTGGCTATGCCCGTGACCAGCAGCCTTATTGCCAATTCTTCGGCTTGTCTGTTTCAATCTAAAGTACAGCCACCAACAGTTACGATGCCTAGAATAAAG GCAATCACAACTGGTACAGTTCCCAGTTTCATTGATGTAGCATTGAATTTTGGGGGTAAACCAGTTTCTAGTGATAACGTGCTTCTCCAGGCCCAAAGATATGGATATAAATCAGTATTTTATGGGGATGAAACTTGGCTTACATTATTTCCTTCACTATTCCATCGTCATGACGGTACCACGTCATTCTTTGTAACAGACTATACCGAG GTTGACAATAATGTGACTAGACATTTACAAAAAGAGTTACATGGTAATAATGATTGGACAATAATGATTCTTCATTATCTGGGACTTGATCATATTGGTCATGTGTATGGACCATTTAATCctttaattaaaactaaattgAGGGAAATGGATAatgtaatttcgaaaattcactCGAGAATCCAAGAATGG AATCAAAATAATgattcttctctgtttattatCTGTGGGGATCATGGGATGAGCGATTCTGGTGGTCATGGTGGTTCATCAATGCCAGAAACAACTGTCCCCTTTATTGCAATTGGTGAAGAATGTCTGCAGAATCACAATCATATTACAGAAATACAACAGATAGATATTGCATCCACATTATCCATTATCTTGGGCATGCCAATACCGTTTTCGAATCTGGGAACTGCTTTTCTGGACAATTTATACAAATTGCCCAttccgaagaaattattcgtcctATATTACAATGCCAAGCAAGTGTTCAATCACTTTCAAAAACTAACTGACTATAAGTCCGAAT ATGCGTATCAGAAATATTTGGAGGCGATAAAGCTTCATAATGCCTGGTTAAATACTAAAGATCATCCGAATGACATAACAGATGATATTGTGCTGTCTTATAAACTTGCACTCAAAGGAATGAAAGAAGTGCTTATAAACAGCATGATAAAATATGACTTCCATATAATAACAGTAGCCATACTTTTCTTGTGCCAt GTACTTTGCCTTCTCATAGGGAAAGCGTCTTACACGTCTGTTACATTAAAAAGTACAATCTTTTTCGTCATTTTGAACATACTTGTTTGGgcagtaataaattatttagggGAATTCGAAGGCGTATCGTTACTCCGTTCCAAGAATTTCGTTGCAATTTcgataatattatttatagcaACTGTTTTAATCATCAACAGTTACTTACTTGCGAGCATTAAGCATTTCAGAGTTTTCACGCACGAG AAAGCAGAGAATTGGGAAAGAAATTGGTTGTTTCCACTTGGCGCATTTCTACATGCAATTAGCCTCAGTGGCAGTAGTTTTGTTGAAGAAGAACACCAAACTTGGTACTTCTACTGGGTCACTTTTCTCACGTTGTTACTTTATAATTCTGCCATGAAGTTCTGTTTACATTTACGATC GAATTACAAGCAGTATTTGTACGCACAGATTTGCATTAAGCTATTGCTACTACTAATAGCGCATAGGATTCTTCGAAACTTAAATAATACTGGGGATAAGTATGCTCATCTTCCTGACATAGCTGATTTCTTGATAGAGCAGGAGAGTATGTTAGGCATGACAATTTTGCTTATCACTG CCCTCGCACTTTTGATATGGCTCGATTTCATACACGAGGATAAAAAGTACAAACAACAGTCGTTAATGTTTAATACAATAATCGGTGCGTGTATTTATCTTCGCCATATGCATGGCAATAGCGTTGCCAAAGTACCATTGTACCCAGAAACTAG TGGAATGTACGAAGCACAAATTTTCTGGGTCCTAGTCGCAATAAACTTTGCAAATTATATTTATCGTGTAGCCTTAACGATCAAATATAATGGGGCTATGTTCTTAAGAATCACGTTGTCTTCCATTGTACGAATATGGATCATGATTACAGCGATGCTTCATCGGCCTCACAATGTAATACTCGTGCCACTTCAAATCATTTTTAGTGGCGTGATTCATGGGATTATTAATGACAGTATCGCGCATCAAGTAAATACATTTGTCTACACTTGGATGGGCAATGTATTTTACTTTTATCAG GGAAATTCTAATAGTTTGGCGACTATTGATGTAGCTGTGGGTTACGTTGGCATGTCATCATATATGCCGCTTGTTAATGGGTCGTTGTTAATAATTAACGTCTTATCCGCCCCCGTTCTGGCTTATCTATTGCTCATTTACCATGCAATATTGAAATATCCATACGA TACACGTGAGATCGTTACACGAATTAGTAAAACGTACATTACATGGAGATTGTTTCCGGTAGCTATTTACACTATTATAATCAGTATTCAACGCCATCATCTGTTCGTATGGTCGGTGTTCTCACCGAAATTATTGTACGAAGCTATAACTTTCGCTATCCTCTGTTTAGTCATATTTGTGGTAATGATTTTGATTATTatacagaaaataataaataagcgtaACAGATGA
- the LOC143375433 gene encoding GPI ethanolamine phosphate transferase 2, catalytic subunit-like isoform X1 yields the protein MFYHEMEVGKNIAILFYVLLIGPLSITLFLYGFFPLINYDNTIATENDIPKFIENVRVKVDTLYKPMVKKLVVMVIDALRWDFITGSVGKVAMPVTSSLIANSSACLFQSKVQPPTVTMPRIKAITTGTVPSFIDVALNFGGKPVSSDNVLLQAQRYGYKSVFYGDETWLTLFPSLFHRHDGTTSFFVTDYTEVDNNVTRHLQKELHGNNDWTIMILHYLGLDHIGHVYGPFNPLIKTKLREMDNVISKIHSRIQEWNQNNDSSLFIICGDHGMSDSGGHGGSSMPETTVPFIAIGEECLQNHNHITEIQQIDIASTLSIILGMPIPFSNLGTAFLDNLYKLPIPKKLFVLYYNAKQVFNHFQKLTDYKSEYAYQKYLEAIKLHNAWLNTKDHPNDITDDIVLSYKLALKGMKEVLINSMIKYDFHIITVAILFLCHVLCLLIGKASYTSVTLKSTIFFVILNILVWAVINYLGEFEGVSLLRSKNFVAISIILFIATVLIINSYLLASIKHFRVFTHEKAENWERNWLFPLGAFLHAISLSGSSFVEEEHQTWYFYWVTFLTLLLYNSAMKFCLHLRSYRNYKQYLYAQICIKLLLLLIAHRILRNLNNTGDKYAHLPDIADFLIEQESMLGMTILLITALALLIWLDFIHEDKKYKQQSLMFNTIIGACIYLRHMHGNSVAKVPLYPETSGMYEAQIFWVLVAINFANYIYRVALTIKYNGAMFLRITLSSIVRIWIMITAMLHRPHNVILVPLQIIFSGVIHGIINDSIAHQVNTFVYTWMGNVFYFYQGNSNSLATIDVAVGYVGMSSYMPLVNGSLLIINVLSAPVLAYLLLIYHAILKYPYDTREIVTRISKTYITWRLFPVAIYTIIISIQRHHLFVWSVFSPKLLYEAITFAILCLVIFVVMILIIIQKIINKRNR from the exons ATGTTCTATCATG AAATGGAAGTGGGTAAAAATATTGCCATATTGTTTTATGTACTTTTGATTGGACCTTTGTCCATCACATTGTTTTTATACGGGTTCTTCCCTTTGATAAATTATGATAACACTATAGCAACAGAAAACGACATTCCAAAATTCATAGAAAATGTGAG AGTCAAAGTAGATACACTGTATAAACCAATGGTCAAGAAATTGGTCGTTATGGTTATCGATGCTCTGAGGTGGGATTTTATAACAGGATCAGTTGGGAAAGTGGCTATGCCCGTGACCAGCAGCCTTATTGCCAATTCTTCGGCTTGTCTGTTTCAATCTAAAGTACAGCCACCAACAGTTACGATGCCTAGAATAAAG GCAATCACAACTGGTACAGTTCCCAGTTTCATTGATGTAGCATTGAATTTTGGGGGTAAACCAGTTTCTAGTGATAACGTGCTTCTCCAGGCCCAAAGATATGGATATAAATCAGTATTTTATGGGGATGAAACTTGGCTTACATTATTTCCTTCACTATTCCATCGTCATGACGGTACCACGTCATTCTTTGTAACAGACTATACCGAG GTTGACAATAATGTGACTAGACATTTACAAAAAGAGTTACATGGTAATAATGATTGGACAATAATGATTCTTCATTATCTGGGACTTGATCATATTGGTCATGTGTATGGACCATTTAATCctttaattaaaactaaattgAGGGAAATGGATAatgtaatttcgaaaattcactCGAGAATCCAAGAATGG AATCAAAATAATgattcttctctgtttattatCTGTGGGGATCATGGGATGAGCGATTCTGGTGGTCATGGTGGTTCATCAATGCCAGAAACAACTGTCCCCTTTATTGCAATTGGTGAAGAATGTCTGCAGAATCACAATCATATTACAGAAATACAACAGATAGATATTGCATCCACATTATCCATTATCTTGGGCATGCCAATACCGTTTTCGAATCTGGGAACTGCTTTTCTGGACAATTTATACAAATTGCCCAttccgaagaaattattcgtcctATATTACAATGCCAAGCAAGTGTTCAATCACTTTCAAAAACTAACTGACTATAAGTCCGAAT ATGCGTATCAGAAATATTTGGAGGCGATAAAGCTTCATAATGCCTGGTTAAATACTAAAGATCATCCGAATGACATAACAGATGATATTGTGCTGTCTTATAAACTTGCACTCAAAGGAATGAAAGAAGTGCTTATAAACAGCATGATAAAATATGACTTCCATATAATAACAGTAGCCATACTTTTCTTGTGCCAt GTACTTTGCCTTCTCATAGGGAAAGCGTCTTACACGTCTGTTACATTAAAAAGTACAATCTTTTTCGTCATTTTGAACATACTTGTTTGGgcagtaataaattatttagggGAATTCGAAGGCGTATCGTTACTCCGTTCCAAGAATTTCGTTGCAATTTcgataatattatttatagcaACTGTTTTAATCATCAACAGTTACTTACTTGCGAGCATTAAGCATTTCAGAGTTTTCACGCACGAG AAAGCAGAGAATTGGGAAAGAAATTGGTTGTTTCCACTTGGCGCATTTCTACATGCAATTAGCCTCAGTGGCAGTAGTTTTGTTGAAGAAGAACACCAAACTTGGTACTTCTACTGGGTCACTTTTCTCACGTTGTTACTTTATAATTCTGCCATGAAGTTCTGTTTACATTTACGATC TTACAGGAATTACAAGCAGTATTTGTACGCACAGATTTGCATTAAGCTATTGCTACTACTAATAGCGCATAGGATTCTTCGAAACTTAAATAATACTGGGGATAAGTATGCTCATCTTCCTGACATAGCTGATTTCTTGATAGAGCAGGAGAGTATGTTAGGCATGACAATTTTGCTTATCACTG CCCTCGCACTTTTGATATGGCTCGATTTCATACACGAGGATAAAAAGTACAAACAACAGTCGTTAATGTTTAATACAATAATCGGTGCGTGTATTTATCTTCGCCATATGCATGGCAATAGCGTTGCCAAAGTACCATTGTACCCAGAAACTAG TGGAATGTACGAAGCACAAATTTTCTGGGTCCTAGTCGCAATAAACTTTGCAAATTATATTTATCGTGTAGCCTTAACGATCAAATATAATGGGGCTATGTTCTTAAGAATCACGTTGTCTTCCATTGTACGAATATGGATCATGATTACAGCGATGCTTCATCGGCCTCACAATGTAATACTCGTGCCACTTCAAATCATTTTTAGTGGCGTGATTCATGGGATTATTAATGACAGTATCGCGCATCAAGTAAATACATTTGTCTACACTTGGATGGGCAATGTATTTTACTTTTATCAG GGAAATTCTAATAGTTTGGCGACTATTGATGTAGCTGTGGGTTACGTTGGCATGTCATCATATATGCCGCTTGTTAATGGGTCGTTGTTAATAATTAACGTCTTATCCGCCCCCGTTCTGGCTTATCTATTGCTCATTTACCATGCAATATTGAAATATCCATACGA TACACGTGAGATCGTTACACGAATTAGTAAAACGTACATTACATGGAGATTGTTTCCGGTAGCTATTTACACTATTATAATCAGTATTCAACGCCATCATCTGTTCGTATGGTCGGTGTTCTCACCGAAATTATTGTACGAAGCTATAACTTTCGCTATCCTCTGTTTAGTCATATTTGTGGTAATGATTTTGATTATTatacagaaaataataaataagcgtaACAGATGA
- the LOC143375433 gene encoding GPI ethanolamine phosphate transferase 2, catalytic subunit-like isoform X2: protein MREMEVGKNIAILFYVLLIGPLSITLFLYGFFPLINYDNTIATENDIPKFIENVRVKVDTLYKPMVKKLVVMVIDALRWDFITGSVGKVAMPVTSSLIANSSACLFQSKVQPPTVTMPRIKAITTGTVPSFIDVALNFGGKPVSSDNVLLQAQRYGYKSVFYGDETWLTLFPSLFHRHDGTTSFFVTDYTEVDNNVTRHLQKELHGNNDWTIMILHYLGLDHIGHVYGPFNPLIKTKLREMDNVISKIHSRIQEWNQNNDSSLFIICGDHGMSDSGGHGGSSMPETTVPFIAIGEECLQNHNHITEIQQIDIASTLSIILGMPIPFSNLGTAFLDNLYKLPIPKKLFVLYYNAKQVFNHFQKLTDYKSEYAYQKYLEAIKLHNAWLNTKDHPNDITDDIVLSYKLALKGMKEVLINSMIKYDFHIITVAILFLCHVLCLLIGKASYTSVTLKSTIFFVILNILVWAVINYLGEFEGVSLLRSKNFVAISIILFIATVLIINSYLLASIKHFRVFTHEKAENWERNWLFPLGAFLHAISLSGSSFVEEEHQTWYFYWVTFLTLLLYNSAMKFCLHLRSYRNYKQYLYAQICIKLLLLLIAHRILRNLNNTGDKYAHLPDIADFLIEQESMLGMTILLITALALLIWLDFIHEDKKYKQQSLMFNTIIGACIYLRHMHGNSVAKVPLYPETSGMYEAQIFWVLVAINFANYIYRVALTIKYNGAMFLRITLSSIVRIWIMITAMLHRPHNVILVPLQIIFSGVIHGIINDSIAHQVNTFVYTWMGNVFYFYQGNSNSLATIDVAVGYVGMSSYMPLVNGSLLIINVLSAPVLAYLLLIYHAILKYPYDTREIVTRISKTYITWRLFPVAIYTIIISIQRHHLFVWSVFSPKLLYEAITFAILCLVIFVVMILIIIQKIINKRNR, encoded by the exons ATGAGAG AAATGGAAGTGGGTAAAAATATTGCCATATTGTTTTATGTACTTTTGATTGGACCTTTGTCCATCACATTGTTTTTATACGGGTTCTTCCCTTTGATAAATTATGATAACACTATAGCAACAGAAAACGACATTCCAAAATTCATAGAAAATGTGAG AGTCAAAGTAGATACACTGTATAAACCAATGGTCAAGAAATTGGTCGTTATGGTTATCGATGCTCTGAGGTGGGATTTTATAACAGGATCAGTTGGGAAAGTGGCTATGCCCGTGACCAGCAGCCTTATTGCCAATTCTTCGGCTTGTCTGTTTCAATCTAAAGTACAGCCACCAACAGTTACGATGCCTAGAATAAAG GCAATCACAACTGGTACAGTTCCCAGTTTCATTGATGTAGCATTGAATTTTGGGGGTAAACCAGTTTCTAGTGATAACGTGCTTCTCCAGGCCCAAAGATATGGATATAAATCAGTATTTTATGGGGATGAAACTTGGCTTACATTATTTCCTTCACTATTCCATCGTCATGACGGTACCACGTCATTCTTTGTAACAGACTATACCGAG GTTGACAATAATGTGACTAGACATTTACAAAAAGAGTTACATGGTAATAATGATTGGACAATAATGATTCTTCATTATCTGGGACTTGATCATATTGGTCATGTGTATGGACCATTTAATCctttaattaaaactaaattgAGGGAAATGGATAatgtaatttcgaaaattcactCGAGAATCCAAGAATGG AATCAAAATAATgattcttctctgtttattatCTGTGGGGATCATGGGATGAGCGATTCTGGTGGTCATGGTGGTTCATCAATGCCAGAAACAACTGTCCCCTTTATTGCAATTGGTGAAGAATGTCTGCAGAATCACAATCATATTACAGAAATACAACAGATAGATATTGCATCCACATTATCCATTATCTTGGGCATGCCAATACCGTTTTCGAATCTGGGAACTGCTTTTCTGGACAATTTATACAAATTGCCCAttccgaagaaattattcgtcctATATTACAATGCCAAGCAAGTGTTCAATCACTTTCAAAAACTAACTGACTATAAGTCCGAAT ATGCGTATCAGAAATATTTGGAGGCGATAAAGCTTCATAATGCCTGGTTAAATACTAAAGATCATCCGAATGACATAACAGATGATATTGTGCTGTCTTATAAACTTGCACTCAAAGGAATGAAAGAAGTGCTTATAAACAGCATGATAAAATATGACTTCCATATAATAACAGTAGCCATACTTTTCTTGTGCCAt GTACTTTGCCTTCTCATAGGGAAAGCGTCTTACACGTCTGTTACATTAAAAAGTACAATCTTTTTCGTCATTTTGAACATACTTGTTTGGgcagtaataaattatttagggGAATTCGAAGGCGTATCGTTACTCCGTTCCAAGAATTTCGTTGCAATTTcgataatattatttatagcaACTGTTTTAATCATCAACAGTTACTTACTTGCGAGCATTAAGCATTTCAGAGTTTTCACGCACGAG AAAGCAGAGAATTGGGAAAGAAATTGGTTGTTTCCACTTGGCGCATTTCTACATGCAATTAGCCTCAGTGGCAGTAGTTTTGTTGAAGAAGAACACCAAACTTGGTACTTCTACTGGGTCACTTTTCTCACGTTGTTACTTTATAATTCTGCCATGAAGTTCTGTTTACATTTACGATC TTACAGGAATTACAAGCAGTATTTGTACGCACAGATTTGCATTAAGCTATTGCTACTACTAATAGCGCATAGGATTCTTCGAAACTTAAATAATACTGGGGATAAGTATGCTCATCTTCCTGACATAGCTGATTTCTTGATAGAGCAGGAGAGTATGTTAGGCATGACAATTTTGCTTATCACTG CCCTCGCACTTTTGATATGGCTCGATTTCATACACGAGGATAAAAAGTACAAACAACAGTCGTTAATGTTTAATACAATAATCGGTGCGTGTATTTATCTTCGCCATATGCATGGCAATAGCGTTGCCAAAGTACCATTGTACCCAGAAACTAG TGGAATGTACGAAGCACAAATTTTCTGGGTCCTAGTCGCAATAAACTTTGCAAATTATATTTATCGTGTAGCCTTAACGATCAAATATAATGGGGCTATGTTCTTAAGAATCACGTTGTCTTCCATTGTACGAATATGGATCATGATTACAGCGATGCTTCATCGGCCTCACAATGTAATACTCGTGCCACTTCAAATCATTTTTAGTGGCGTGATTCATGGGATTATTAATGACAGTATCGCGCATCAAGTAAATACATTTGTCTACACTTGGATGGGCAATGTATTTTACTTTTATCAG GGAAATTCTAATAGTTTGGCGACTATTGATGTAGCTGTGGGTTACGTTGGCATGTCATCATATATGCCGCTTGTTAATGGGTCGTTGTTAATAATTAACGTCTTATCCGCCCCCGTTCTGGCTTATCTATTGCTCATTTACCATGCAATATTGAAATATCCATACGA TACACGTGAGATCGTTACACGAATTAGTAAAACGTACATTACATGGAGATTGTTTCCGGTAGCTATTTACACTATTATAATCAGTATTCAACGCCATCATCTGTTCGTATGGTCGGTGTTCTCACCGAAATTATTGTACGAAGCTATAACTTTCGCTATCCTCTGTTTAGTCATATTTGTGGTAATGATTTTGATTATTatacagaaaataataaataagcgtaACAGATGA
- the LOC143375437 gene encoding uncharacterized protein LOC143375437 translates to MASIEESWKEATENFDSAICDTWLAKLQEAYSEEKRTYHNLDSLHEKLNCYYEIKDNLKNPRAVLLALFFQNFEYDPKALDGENKNLEQFNAFADEAEIPADAELREETCELLKVAATHSTDAHKIGGAFGGEDAHYFLDLDMAVLGSSPESYADYRDKIRGEYTFLSEPMYIALRLKVLQNFVQIPNIFATKEFREKYEEQARQNIQAEVELLS, encoded by the exons ATGGCATCAATAGAAGAGAGTTGGAAAGAGGCAACTGAAAATTTTGATAGTGCAATCTGTGATACATGGCTCGCAAAATTGCAGGAAGCTTATTCCGAGGAGAAGCGTACTTATCACAATCTGGACTCcctacatgaaaaattgaactGTTATTACGAGATTAAAGATAATTTGAAGAATCCTCGAGCTGTGCTTCTTGCTTTATTCTTTCAAAA CTTTGAATACGATCCCAAAGCTTTAGATGGCGAAAACAAGAATTTGGAGCAGTTTAATGCATTCGCGGACGAAGCTGAGATTCCTGCT GACGCAGAATTAAGGGAGGAAACTTGCGAACTGCTGAAAGTAGCTGCGACGCATAGTACGGATGCTCATAAAATTGGTGGTGCCTTTGGCGGTGAAGACGCTCATTACTTTTTAGATTTGGACATGGCTGTGTTAGGTTCTTCTCCAGAGAGTTACGCAGATTATAGAGACAAAATACGCGGAGAATATACTTTTCTCAGCGAGCCGATGTATATTGCATTGCGTTTAAAG GTGCTACAGAACTTTGTGCAAATTCCAAATATTTTTGCCACTAAGGAATTTCGTGAGAAATACGAAGAACAAGCACGACAAAATATACAAGCCGAAGTTGAATTGTTATCTTAG
- the LOC143375438 gene encoding dynein light chain Tctex-type 5: MPFQQDLNEMEQDNEREVMKHQNTYRLEAYKPFKVDPVDKIVKIIMTSRLEDVSYDAVECPKVCESVATDIREKIKKLNFDRYKIVVNVTIIEKASQSVQNSVGFLWDAERDNYSTFTYEARTFHAYCCVFGIYYE; this comes from the exons atgccTTTTCAACAAGATTTAAATGAAATGGAGCAAGACAATGAACGCGAG GTGATGAAACATCAGAACACTTACCGCCTGGAAGCTTATAAACCTTTCAAAGTAGACCCGGTAGATAAGATCGTCAAGATAATAATGACCAGTAGACTTGAAGATGTCTCTTACGATGCTGTGGAGTGTCCTAAAGTTTGCGAATCAGTGGCTACGGATATTAgagagaaaataaagaaattaaatttcgataG GTACAAGATCGTAGTAAACGTAACCATTATTGAAAAGGCAAGTCAATCCGTGCAGAATTCTGTTGGATTTCTGTGGGATGCCGAGAGGGATAATTACTCCACGTTCACGTATGAGGCTCGAACATTTCACGCTTACTGTTGTGTATTCGGTATTTACTACGAATAA